One part of the Streptomyces ferrugineus genome encodes these proteins:
- a CDS encoding SWIM zinc finger family protein, with translation MTRSLQAVAYRRPSVLESAAGGQRLGLETSRGATPSGVRDHPRFFAGFLTSPQVASAALLAVADVAAARYYQRQLRASLDPVVTGNGDRLRFESFSGCCGVYARLDVMEAGLDGGEVGHGTTNVDVNNPLREALSRIGSDDPLHMRVGPEELAVTTLDGPVVEKKVPLPDRWLRGFAEAQVTAAGFDLRAELPAAEAVRFLRALPRAGTRGGPRWVVPSGSGLRPTTRAVPGAVCLPGPERLVALQRVLRHATALRVYGPAVTGGAAGTASAWEAVLPGMRLTLTLSPDASRGFSGEGGVLDALATDEAAEDAELIAVLLAWEPRVDVADLAAASGLTSERVRAALVRLGTSGRVGYDTAEAAYFHRELPYDAERAERHNPRLRSARALVAAGAVALDGAVGTVTAEDGHVHRVRDESGVLSCSCLWWAKYRGGRGPCKHALAVRMVRRGVAAAGGDMAVVEGDAR, from the coding sequence ATGACGCGATCTTTGCAGGCCGTGGCCTATCGGCGACCCTCCGTGCTGGAGTCCGCAGCGGGCGGACAGCGGCTGGGGCTGGAGACTTCGAGGGGTGCGACGCCCTCGGGAGTGCGGGACCATCCGCGGTTCTTCGCGGGCTTTCTGACGTCTCCTCAGGTAGCCTCGGCGGCACTGCTCGCGGTGGCCGACGTGGCGGCCGCCCGGTACTACCAGCGGCAGCTGCGCGCCTCGCTGGATCCGGTGGTGACGGGCAACGGCGACCGGCTGCGCTTCGAGTCGTTCTCCGGCTGCTGCGGGGTGTACGCCCGGCTGGACGTAATGGAGGCGGGCCTGGACGGCGGCGAGGTGGGGCACGGCACGACGAACGTCGACGTCAACAACCCGCTGCGCGAGGCGCTGTCCAGGATCGGCTCGGACGATCCGCTCCATATGCGGGTGGGTCCCGAGGAGTTGGCCGTGACCACGCTGGACGGTCCGGTCGTGGAGAAGAAGGTGCCGCTTCCGGACCGCTGGCTGCGGGGCTTCGCGGAGGCGCAGGTGACAGCGGCCGGGTTCGATCTGCGGGCCGAGCTGCCGGCCGCCGAGGCGGTGCGGTTCCTGCGGGCGCTGCCGCGCGCCGGGACCCGGGGCGGCCCGCGGTGGGTGGTGCCGTCGGGGAGCGGGCTGCGGCCGACCACGCGCGCGGTGCCCGGCGCGGTGTGTCTGCCGGGCCCGGAGCGGCTGGTCGCGCTGCAGCGGGTGCTGCGTCATGCCACGGCCCTGCGGGTGTACGGTCCCGCGGTCACCGGCGGTGCGGCCGGCACGGCGAGCGCGTGGGAGGCGGTCCTGCCGGGCATGCGGCTGACGCTGACCCTGTCGCCCGACGCCTCGCGCGGCTTCTCCGGTGAGGGCGGCGTCCTCGACGCGCTCGCGACCGACGAGGCCGCCGAGGACGCGGAGCTGATCGCGGTGCTCCTCGCGTGGGAACCCCGTGTCGACGTCGCCGACCTGGCCGCGGCCTCGGGGCTCACGTCCGAGCGCGTACGCGCGGCCCTGGTCCGCCTGGGCACGTCGGGGCGGGTCGGCTACGACACGGCGGAGGCGGCCTACTTCCACCGTGAGCTGCCGTACGACGCCGAGCGCGCCGAGCGCCACAACCCTCGGCTGCGCTCGGCCCGGGCCCTGGTGGCGGCGGGCGCGGTCGCGCTGGACGGCGCGGTCGGCACGGTGACGGCCGAGGACGGGCATGTGCACCGGGTGCGCGACGAGTCGGGGGTGCTGAGCTGCAGCTGTCTGTGGTGGGCGAAGTACCGGGGCGGGCGCGGGCCGTGCAAGCACGCGCTGGCGGTGCGGATGGTGCGGCGCGGTGTCGCCGCCGCGGGAGGGGACATGGCAGTGGTCGAGGGGGATGCGCGATGA
- a CDS encoding alkaline phosphatase D family protein, which translates to MSHRPFPGRRSVLRGSLAASAALTLPTALGSAPAFALSGRPKAGWGVQTGDVTCDSGLVWVRSDRPARMIVETSATESFRNPRRWHGPLLGADTDFTGTTRLRGLPSGEQIHYRVRLADPDDPRRTGEPVTGTFRTASARRRDGVRFVWSGDLAGQGWGINPDFGGYTIYNAMAALDPDFFLCSGDNVYADGPIAASVALPDGSTWRNITTEEKSKVAETLTEFRGNFRYNLLDDNLKRFNAQVPSIIQWDDHEVTNNWYPGEILGDSRYTEKSVDVLAARARQAFSEYFPISTLRRPDGRVYRVVNHGPLLDVFVLDMRTYRNANSADDQTTDAQGILGAEQLNWLKRELSRSRAVWKVIASDMPLGLVVPDTGDGKPNIEAVAQGDPGAPLGRELQIAELLRFVKHRRITGTVWLTADVHYTSAQHYQPSRAAFTDFEPFWEFVSGPLNAGAFPANTLDHTFGPERVFVKAPTTANVSPAGGYQFFGEVDIDGHSGELTVRLREQDGTVLFTQVLQPGRVGQ; encoded by the coding sequence ATGTCACATCGTCCGTTCCCGGGCCGCCGCAGCGTTCTGCGCGGCTCGCTCGCCGCGTCGGCGGCCCTGACCCTGCCCACGGCGCTCGGCTCGGCCCCGGCGTTCGCCCTGTCGGGGCGCCCCAAGGCGGGCTGGGGCGTGCAGACGGGGGACGTGACCTGCGACTCCGGGCTGGTGTGGGTGCGCTCGGACCGTCCGGCCCGGATGATCGTGGAGACCTCCGCGACCGAGTCGTTCCGCAACCCGCGCAGATGGCACGGCCCGCTGCTCGGCGCGGACACGGACTTCACCGGCACGACCCGGCTGCGCGGCCTGCCCTCCGGCGAGCAGATCCACTACCGGGTGCGGCTCGCCGACCCGGACGACCCGCGCCGCACCGGCGAGCCGGTCACCGGCACGTTCCGTACGGCGTCCGCGCGGCGGCGCGACGGGGTGCGGTTCGTGTGGTCGGGCGACCTCGCCGGGCAGGGCTGGGGCATCAACCCGGACTTCGGCGGCTACACGATCTACAACGCCATGGCCGCGCTGGACCCGGACTTCTTCCTGTGCAGCGGCGACAACGTCTACGCCGACGGCCCGATCGCGGCCTCCGTCGCCCTGCCCGACGGCAGCACCTGGCGGAACATCACCACCGAGGAGAAGTCCAAGGTCGCCGAGACGCTGACGGAGTTCCGCGGCAACTTCCGCTACAACCTGCTCGACGACAACCTCAAGCGGTTCAACGCCCAGGTCCCGTCCATCATCCAGTGGGACGACCACGAGGTGACCAACAACTGGTACCCCGGCGAGATCCTCGGCGACTCCCGCTACACGGAGAAGAGCGTCGACGTCCTGGCCGCGCGCGCCCGGCAGGCCTTCTCGGAGTACTTCCCCATCTCGACCCTGCGCCGCCCCGACGGCCGGGTCTACCGCGTGGTCAACCACGGTCCGCTGCTGGACGTGTTCGTGCTGGACATGCGCACCTACCGCAACGCCAACTCGGCGGACGACCAGACCACCGACGCGCAGGGCATCCTCGGCGCCGAGCAGCTGAACTGGCTCAAGCGTGAGCTGTCCCGGTCCCGGGCGGTGTGGAAGGTGATCGCCTCGGACATGCCGCTGGGACTGGTCGTGCCGGACACCGGGGACGGCAAGCCGAACATCGAGGCCGTCGCCCAGGGCGACCCGGGCGCCCCGCTCGGCCGTGAGCTCCAGATCGCCGAGCTGCTGCGGTTCGTCAAGCACCGCCGGATCACCGGCACGGTGTGGCTGACCGCCGACGTCCACTACACCTCCGCCCAGCACTACCAGCCGTCGCGGGCGGCCTTCACCGACTTCGAGCCGTTCTGGGAGTTCGTCTCCGGTCCGCTCAACGCGGGTGCCTTCCCGGCCAACACGCTCGACCACACCTTCGGCCCGGAGCGGGTGTTCGTGAAGGCGCCGACCACCGCGAACGTCTCCCCCGCCGGCGGCTACCAGTTCTTCGGCGAGGTCGACATCGACGGCCACAGCGGGGAGCTGACGGTACGGCTGCGCGAGCAGGACGGCACGGTCCTGTTCACCCAGGTGCTCCAGCCGGGACGGGTCGGCCAGTAG
- the pdxR gene encoding MocR-like pyridoxine biosynthesis transcription factor PdxR has protein sequence MTSSRTNPDPRVGSPAWELLLPAASAPARARGRALQAALREAVRSGRLVSGTRLPSSRDLAADLGVSRGLVTEAYEQLTAEGYLRSGRGAGTWVGDAVRAARPRARDLAPRSTGARADFVAGTPDMSLFPRAAWAAAQRGVLSELPHHELGYPDPRGLPRLRTALAELLARRRGVVADPERIVVVSGVSQATTVLGFVLHARGLREVGVEDPGSPGHDALYAAAGVATVPLPMDDEGLAVGPLRESGVRSVVTTPAHQFPTGIAYSARRRGELLDWARSVDGFVLEDDYDGDFRYDRAPVGALQGLDPERVAYAGSVSKSLAPGLRLGWLLVPEALAEDVVERKRTMDLGHPTLDQALFARFVERGDYDRQLRRCQRAYRERRDTLVAALEEHFPGAEVTGIAAGLHVIAALPERYGPQERFLARVGAAGVAVRPLTHYAHARTGDDERPGVRLVLGYAHLSPSRIRDGVRLMARAAAPGAG, from the coding sequence ATGACGTCATCGCGGACCAATCCGGACCCTCGGGTCGGCTCACCCGCCTGGGAGCTGCTGCTCCCCGCCGCGTCGGCGCCCGCACGCGCGCGTGGGCGTGCGCTGCAGGCGGCGTTGCGGGAGGCGGTGCGGTCGGGGCGGCTGGTGTCGGGGACGCGGCTGCCGTCGAGCCGGGATCTGGCGGCCGACCTCGGGGTGTCGCGCGGGCTGGTCACCGAGGCGTACGAGCAGCTCACGGCGGAGGGCTATCTGCGCAGCGGCCGGGGTGCCGGGACCTGGGTGGGCGATGCCGTACGGGCCGCCCGGCCACGCGCGCGTGACCTCGCGCCGCGCTCCACCGGCGCCCGGGCCGACTTCGTCGCCGGCACGCCGGACATGTCGCTGTTCCCGCGGGCCGCGTGGGCGGCCGCTCAGCGCGGGGTGCTGTCCGAGCTGCCGCACCACGAGCTGGGCTATCCCGATCCGCGCGGGCTGCCCCGGCTGCGCACGGCGCTGGCGGAGCTGCTCGCGCGCCGCCGGGGGGTGGTCGCGGATCCCGAGCGCATCGTGGTCGTCTCCGGGGTGTCGCAGGCGACGACGGTGCTGGGCTTCGTGCTGCACGCGCGCGGGCTGCGCGAAGTGGGTGTCGAGGACCCCGGGAGCCCGGGGCACGACGCCCTCTACGCCGCCGCCGGTGTCGCCACCGTGCCGCTGCCCATGGACGACGAGGGGCTCGCCGTCGGCCCGCTGCGGGAGTCGGGCGTACGGTCCGTCGTCACGACGCCAGCACACCAGTTCCCGACCGGCATCGCCTACTCCGCCCGGCGCCGCGGCGAGCTGCTCGACTGGGCGCGGTCCGTCGACGGGTTCGTCCTGGAGGACGACTACGACGGCGACTTCCGCTACGACCGCGCTCCCGTGGGCGCGCTCCAGGGGCTCGACCCGGAGCGCGTCGCCTATGCGGGGTCGGTCAGCAAGTCCCTCGCCCCGGGACTGCGGCTCGGCTGGCTGCTGGTGCCGGAGGCCCTGGCGGAGGACGTGGTGGAGCGCAAGCGGACCATGGATCTCGGTCATCCCACCCTGGATCAGGCGCTGTTCGCCCGGTTCGTGGAGCGCGGCGACTACGACCGCCAGCTGCGTCGCTGCCAGCGCGCGTACCGGGAGCGGCGCGACACCCTCGTCGCCGCTCTGGAGGAGCACTTTCCGGGCGCGGAGGTCACCGGGATCGCGGCGGGGCTGCACGTCATCGCCGCGCTGCCGGAGCGGTACGGGCCGCAGGAGCGGTTCCTCGCGCGCGTGGGCGCGGCCGGTGTGGCGGTGCGCCCGCTGACGCACTACGCACACGCGCGTACCGGGGACGACGAGCGGCCCGGCGTGCGGCTGGTGCTGGGGTACGCCCATCTGTCGCCGTCCCGGATCCGGGACGGCGTGCGGTTGATGGCCCGTGCGGCGGCACCGGGCGCGGGCTGA
- a CDS encoding DMT family transporter, whose translation MNATTARGALLAALACVLVGGSFTANSLLGDYPYAGGQFLRYGLACLLLLPIVGPDARARLRALAPRQWARLALLATVGMVGFNLAVIAAERTAEPAVPGVFVGCAPVVVAVLVPLLERRRPRRTVLGGAWLVVLGACAVQGWGRTDGTGIAFSVCALAGEVGFAVLAVPVLRPLGPRLLSATVCGIAAVESAAAGALLDGGAWLRRPDATETAALLWQAVIVTVIGFVCWYIGMQRLGAERATLFSGLIPVAAACTAPLVGTGSYGIPQAVGSALVGAGVVLGCRTRQSPPRYEGLRQLARKQV comes from the coding sequence ATGAACGCCACCACCGCGCGCGGGGCCCTCCTCGCCGCGCTCGCCTGTGTCCTCGTCGGAGGCTCCTTCACCGCCAACAGCCTGCTCGGCGACTACCCGTACGCGGGCGGCCAGTTCCTCCGCTACGGGCTGGCCTGCCTGCTGCTCCTGCCCATCGTCGGGCCGGACGCCCGGGCCCGCCTCCGTGCCCTCGCGCCCCGCCAGTGGGCCCGCCTCGCGCTGCTCGCGACCGTCGGCATGGTCGGCTTCAACCTGGCCGTCATCGCCGCAGAACGCACCGCCGAACCGGCCGTCCCCGGCGTCTTCGTCGGCTGCGCGCCCGTGGTCGTGGCCGTCCTCGTCCCCCTCCTGGAGCGGCGTCGCCCCCGGCGCACCGTCCTGGGCGGGGCGTGGCTCGTCGTGCTCGGCGCCTGCGCGGTCCAGGGCTGGGGGCGCACCGACGGCACCGGCATCGCCTTCTCGGTGTGCGCCCTGGCCGGCGAGGTCGGCTTCGCGGTGCTCGCCGTGCCCGTGCTGCGGCCGCTCGGCCCGCGGCTGCTGTCCGCCACCGTGTGCGGCATCGCGGCCGTCGAGTCCGCGGCGGCCGGGGCGCTGCTCGACGGCGGCGCATGGCTGCGCCGGCCGGACGCCACCGAGACCGCGGCCCTGCTGTGGCAGGCGGTGATCGTGACCGTCATCGGGTTCGTGTGCTGGTACATCGGCATGCAGCGGCTCGGCGCCGAGCGCGCCACGCTGTTCTCCGGGCTCATCCCCGTCGCCGCCGCCTGCACCGCGCCGCTCGTCGGCACCGGCTCCTACGGCATCCCCCAGGCCGTCGGCAGCGCCCTGGTCGGCGCGGGCGTCGTCCTGGGCTGCCGAACACGCCAATCGCCCCCGCGTTACGAGGGGTTGCGGCAACTCGCGCGTAAACAGGTATGA
- a CDS encoding bifunctional lysylphosphatidylglycerol flippase/synthetase MprF, whose protein sequence is MPSVLDTLTEHSDNPSSFLALNSGNEYFRDERWNGVCAYRRSGRHVLQFGGPFTAPEHRERLLDSFVAHAGRRLVAVQLQREDAELYAGHGFTVNQIGASYAVDLARFTLRGSRFVRLRNKISRARRAGLEVAEVQPGDDCAELDRVDEPWLRDKGRHVKELQFLVGQRTGPLQHHRRLFVGRIEGEAVGYINYSPVYGSRPGWLHDLSRRRPDAPPGVMEALNATVMEHLVADGAGWLHFGFTPFTGLDEEHEVPGHSRMFARFARLLAERGKAIYPAVSQLEYKEKWAPHVVLPEYIAFLGKPRIPAVWRLLRATNAV, encoded by the coding sequence ATGCCGTCGGTGCTTGACACACTCACCGAACACAGCGACAACCCCAGCTCCTTTCTCGCCCTGAACAGCGGAAACGAGTACTTCCGCGACGAGCGGTGGAACGGCGTGTGCGCCTATCGCCGATCCGGACGCCATGTCCTGCAATTCGGCGGCCCGTTCACCGCGCCCGAACACCGGGAACGGCTCCTCGACTCCTTCGTCGCCCACGCCGGACGACGCCTGGTCGCCGTGCAACTGCAGCGTGAGGACGCCGAGTTGTACGCGGGCCACGGCTTCACGGTCAACCAGATCGGGGCGTCGTACGCGGTCGACCTGGCCCGGTTCACGCTGCGCGGCTCACGGTTCGTACGGCTGCGGAACAAGATCTCGCGGGCCCGCCGCGCGGGCCTCGAGGTCGCCGAGGTCCAGCCCGGCGACGACTGCGCCGAACTGGACCGGGTGGACGAGCCGTGGCTGCGCGACAAGGGCCGCCACGTCAAGGAACTGCAATTCCTCGTCGGCCAGCGCACCGGTCCGCTGCAACACCACCGTCGGCTCTTCGTCGGCCGCATCGAGGGCGAAGCCGTCGGCTACATCAACTACTCACCCGTCTACGGCAGCCGCCCCGGCTGGCTGCACGACCTCAGCCGGCGCCGGCCCGACGCGCCGCCCGGCGTGATGGAGGCGCTCAACGCCACCGTCATGGAACACCTCGTCGCCGACGGCGCCGGCTGGCTGCACTTCGGCTTCACCCCGTTCACCGGACTCGACGAGGAACACGAAGTACCCGGCCACAGCCGGATGTTCGCCCGGTTCGCCCGGCTGCTCGCCGAGCGCGGCAAGGCGATCTACCCGGCCGTCTCCCAGCTCGAGTACAAGGAGAAGTGGGCCCCGCACGTGGTCCTCCCGGAGTACATCGCCTTCCTGGGCAAGCCGCGCATCCCCGCCGTATGGCGACTGCTGCGCGCCACCAACGCCGTCTGA
- a CDS encoding acyl-CoA dehydrogenase family protein: MRFLERERTTLAKLLPDLDPALRETPLMDLERPDSPGIRFFRDSGGPGLLVPEAHQGRGATALDALRVQRAIGSRSPSLAVATTMHHFSMATLVGLGDQGEGMEWLLIEGVAASNRIIASGFAEGRRGAGILEPTMTAEVTEDGVRISGVKRPCSLARSMDVLTASVLVPREDGHGDELAVALVPAESEGVSVSGFWSSTFLAGAESEQVTLTDVVVPPELLLRTAATAQGGIDELQTAGLIWFQLLMTGSYLGAASALVERVLLNDRIPEHERVRLFVETEAAAAAAEGLARRVDDGDLGESALAQALYVRYGVQDAVARVVPRAVELLGGLSFMTSDEVGHLAACANGLSLHPPSRARMTGPFADYLADRPLAIA; encoded by the coding sequence ATGAGATTCCTCGAGCGTGAACGCACCACCCTGGCCAAGCTCCTGCCCGACCTGGACCCCGCCCTGCGCGAGACGCCGCTGATGGATCTGGAGCGGCCGGACAGCCCCGGGATCCGGTTCTTCCGGGACAGCGGCGGGCCGGGGCTGCTCGTTCCGGAGGCCCATCAGGGCCGCGGAGCCACCGCGTTGGACGCGCTGCGCGTGCAGCGGGCCATCGGCAGCCGCTCTCCGTCGCTGGCCGTGGCGACCACCATGCACCACTTCTCGATGGCCACGCTCGTCGGCCTGGGCGACCAGGGCGAGGGAATGGAGTGGCTGCTCATCGAGGGCGTGGCGGCGAGCAACCGCATCATCGCCTCCGGCTTCGCCGAAGGGCGCCGCGGCGCCGGCATCCTGGAGCCGACCATGACCGCCGAGGTCACCGAGGACGGCGTACGCATCAGCGGCGTCAAGCGCCCGTGCAGCCTGGCCCGCTCCATGGACGTGCTCACCGCCAGCGTCCTCGTGCCCCGCGAGGACGGCCACGGCGACGAACTGGCCGTCGCGCTGGTCCCCGCCGAGAGCGAGGGCGTCAGCGTCAGCGGCTTCTGGTCCAGCACCTTCCTGGCCGGGGCGGAGAGCGAGCAGGTCACGCTCACCGACGTCGTCGTACCGCCGGAACTGCTGCTGCGCACCGCGGCCACCGCCCAAGGGGGCATAGACGAACTCCAGACGGCCGGACTGATCTGGTTCCAGCTGCTGATGACGGGCAGCTACCTCGGCGCCGCCTCCGCCCTCGTCGAACGGGTCCTGCTCAACGACCGGATCCCCGAGCACGAGCGGGTACGGCTCTTCGTCGAGACCGAGGCCGCCGCGGCCGCCGCCGAAGGCCTCGCCCGCCGTGTCGACGACGGCGACCTCGGCGAGTCCGCGCTCGCCCAGGCGCTGTACGTCCGCTACGGCGTCCAGGACGCCGTGGCCCGGGTCGTCCCGCGCGCCGTCGAACTGCTCGGCGGGCTCAGCTTCATGACGTCCGACGAGGTCGGCCACCTCGCGGCCTGCGCCAACGGACTGTCCCTGCACCCGCCGTCCCGGGCCAGGATGACCGGCCCCTTCGCCGACTACCTGGCCGACCGTCCGCTCGCCATCGCGTGA
- a CDS encoding SDR family oxidoreductase, with protein MPPHLPRPTALPTPKNTPHDRPTLLLTGGTGVLGRALIDELCADFDLLCLRRNRPLDDPRVRELQGDLLAPRLGLTPRAWHELALEVDVVLHSAAETNWRMAPADILRTNTLGTETTLDLAARADAPLYLVSTAFVASVPSEEDARRFPGAAAYLASKTRAEQLVRESDLPGAIVRPSVVMGDSTSGRIAGVQGLTKTIGSMVLGQVPVLPGAPDARVDMVPQDYVSRAIGDLVRGGVSSGEFWLTAGKEALRFRELADTCAEFAVRCGLPTPHRPRLIPVEAVHRLLLPMLEGTALPESTRRRFQHYAELLLVFQRELPFDTSLGQPHCGARLSHADIRAALVRNLESWADDRPALLTRHRAAHARTARTEVAS; from the coding sequence ATGCCGCCACACCTCCCGCGTCCCACCGCCCTGCCCACGCCGAAGAACACCCCGCACGACCGTCCGACCCTGCTGCTCACCGGAGGGACCGGCGTCCTCGGACGGGCCCTGATCGACGAACTGTGCGCCGACTTCGACCTGCTCTGCCTGCGCCGCAACCGCCCCCTGGACGACCCCCGGGTGCGTGAGCTGCAGGGCGACCTCCTCGCCCCCCGCCTCGGCCTGACCCCGCGCGCCTGGCACGAACTCGCCCTCGAGGTGGACGTCGTGCTGCACTCCGCCGCCGAGACCAACTGGCGGATGGCGCCCGCCGACATCCTGCGCACGAACACCCTCGGCACCGAGACCACTCTCGACCTGGCGGCCCGCGCGGACGCCCCGCTGTACCTGGTGAGCACCGCTTTCGTGGCCAGCGTGCCCAGCGAGGAGGACGCGCGCCGCTTCCCGGGCGCCGCCGCCTATCTCGCCTCCAAGACCAGAGCCGAACAACTGGTCCGCGAGTCCGACCTGCCCGGCGCGATCGTGCGCCCGTCCGTCGTGATGGGCGACTCCACGTCCGGCCGGATCGCCGGCGTGCAGGGGCTGACCAAGACCATCGGCTCGATGGTCCTGGGACAGGTGCCGGTGCTGCCGGGCGCCCCCGACGCCCGCGTCGACATGGTCCCGCAGGACTACGTCAGCCGGGCCATCGGCGACCTCGTGCGCGGCGGGGTGAGCAGTGGCGAGTTCTGGCTCACCGCGGGCAAGGAGGCGCTGCGGTTCCGCGAGCTCGCCGACACCTGTGCGGAGTTCGCCGTCCGCTGCGGCCTGCCCACACCGCACCGGCCCCGGCTCATCCCCGTCGAGGCGGTGCACCGGCTGCTGCTGCCCATGCTGGAGGGCACCGCACTGCCCGAGTCCACCCGCCGCAGGTTCCAGCACTACGCCGAACTGCTGCTGGTCTTCCAACGCGAGCTGCCCTTCGACACCTCCCTCGGGCAACCGCACTGCGGCGCCCGCCTCAGCCACGCCGACATCCGCGCCGCGCTCGTACGCAACCTGGAGAGCTGGGCCGACGACCGCCCCGCCCTCCTCACCCGCCACCGCGCCGCGCACGCCAGGACGGCCCGGACGGAGGTGGCCTCGTGA
- a CDS encoding aspartate aminotransferase family protein: protein MTISPDTADVPVPVPAAAAPAHETTTPTDTLDLYLRHIGSGRAVMGRVLGGMAEVRSEGPWIHTDDGRRLLDFGGYGVFILGHRHPAVVAAVHRQIDLHPLASRVFLEPVAARAAQALAAHTPPGLDFVHFVNSGAEATEAALKLARAHGRNAIVTTRKGFHGKTLGALSVTANTTYQAPFQPLLPDTTQVAYGDAADLKQALAARRDRACVIVEPVQGEGGVHIPEPGYLTEVTALCREFGALLVVDEIQTGLGRLGTWWGVDAEGVRPDMLLVGKGLSGGVVPVAAMVATAEAYAPFSRDPYLHTSTFGASPIACAAALAAVRTMEREDTVARAAGLGARILAGVRETCAPYREILVQDVRGRGLLVGIEFTEERAVGELLLELIARGVLVNHSLNSTRVLRLTPPAVVEDTALDLFFSTLAEALHVTAAHMAG from the coding sequence GTGACGATCTCCCCGGACACCGCGGACGTCCCCGTACCGGTACCGGCCGCCGCCGCACCCGCCCACGAGACCACCACCCCCACCGACACCCTCGACCTCTACCTGCGCCACATCGGCTCCGGCCGGGCCGTCATGGGCCGGGTGCTCGGCGGCATGGCCGAGGTGCGCTCCGAAGGGCCCTGGATCCACACCGACGACGGCCGCAGGCTCCTCGACTTCGGCGGGTACGGCGTCTTCATCCTCGGCCACCGGCACCCGGCGGTCGTCGCGGCGGTGCACCGGCAGATCGACCTCCACCCGCTGGCCAGCCGGGTCTTCCTGGAACCGGTCGCCGCGCGCGCCGCGCAGGCGCTGGCCGCCCACACCCCGCCCGGACTGGACTTCGTCCACTTCGTCAACTCCGGCGCCGAGGCCACGGAAGCCGCCCTCAAACTGGCCCGCGCACACGGCCGCAACGCGATCGTCACGACCCGCAAGGGCTTCCACGGAAAGACGCTCGGCGCCCTCAGCGTCACCGCCAACACCACCTACCAGGCGCCCTTCCAGCCCCTGCTGCCCGACACCACCCAGGTCGCCTACGGTGACGCCGCCGACCTCAAGCAGGCGCTGGCCGCCCGCCGCGACCGGGCCTGCGTCATCGTCGAACCGGTGCAGGGCGAGGGCGGCGTACACATCCCGGAACCCGGCTACCTCACCGAGGTCACCGCGCTGTGCCGGGAGTTCGGCGCGCTGCTCGTCGTGGACGAGATCCAGACCGGGCTGGGCCGGCTGGGCACCTGGTGGGGCGTGGACGCGGAGGGCGTCCGTCCGGACATGCTGCTGGTCGGCAAGGGCCTCAGCGGTGGCGTCGTACCGGTCGCCGCGATGGTCGCCACGGCGGAGGCGTACGCCCCCTTCAGCCGGGACCCCTATCTGCACACCTCCACCTTCGGCGCCTCCCCGATCGCCTGCGCCGCCGCCCTCGCCGCCGTGCGGACCATGGAGCGCGAGGACACCGTGGCCCGGGCGGCCGGGCTCGGCGCGCGCATCCTCGCCGGGGTGCGGGAGACCTGCGCGCCGTACCGGGAGATCCTCGTCCAGGACGTGCGCGGGCGCGGGCTGCTGGTCGGGATCGAGTTCACCGAGGAGCGCGCGGTCGGCGAACTCCTGCTGGAGCTCATCGCCCGCGGCGTCCTCGTCAACCACTCCCTCAACTCGACCCGCGTGCTGCGCCTGACCCCGCCCGCCGTGGTCGAGGACACCGCGCTCGATCTGTTCTTCAGCACACTCGCCGAGGCTCTGCACGTAACGGCCGCGCATATGGCCGGTTGA
- a CDS encoding type II toxin-antitoxin system RatA family toxin yields MRHVVLHAIADGLEPAAVYHRITDFRRYPELTDTVREVSVDTLPDGSVVSDWTVSFRGGLMRWRERDTFAPDTLTLTFEQLGGDFQTFEGSWRCEPRDDGTLIVFTASFDLGIPTLAEILDPVAESTLRTNIARIVAGLVGAEVTDECAAPAHG; encoded by the coding sequence ATGCGTCATGTGGTCCTGCACGCGATCGCCGACGGCCTGGAACCGGCCGCCGTCTACCACCGCATCACCGACTTCCGCCGCTACCCCGAACTCACCGACACCGTACGCGAGGTGAGCGTGGACACGCTGCCCGACGGTTCGGTGGTGTCGGACTGGACCGTGTCGTTCCGGGGCGGGCTGATGCGGTGGCGGGAACGCGACACGTTCGCGCCGGACACGCTCACCCTCACCTTCGAGCAGCTCGGCGGCGACTTCCAGACCTTCGAGGGGAGCTGGCGCTGCGAACCGCGCGACGACGGCACGCTCATCGTCTTCACCGCCTCCTTCGACCTCGGCATCCCGACCCTCGCCGAGATCCTCGACCCCGTCGCCGAGTCCACGCTGCGGACCAACATCGCCCGGATCGTGGCGGGGCTGGTGGGCGCGGAGGTGACCGATGAGTGCGCCGCGCCCGCTCACGGCTGA